The Siniperca chuatsi isolate FFG_IHB_CAS linkage group LG7, ASM2008510v1, whole genome shotgun sequence genome includes a window with the following:
- the mffa gene encoding mitochondrial fission factor homolog B isoform X3 has protein sequence MNGAAFPSPTAEMAEMNRIQYELEYTEGISQRMRIPEMLKVGPHGHEDPNVGFQEVPHSVIMQVPERIVVSGDSNDPQFPRPRDLDLIQSTPLETLSLKTPPRVLTLNERPLDFMEEEQRAAPDSEEVLRPQGRLRRERSASENAAARHNSQLIRNDSALALSTYEATLDVGPDDMTVVDATTLRRQLIKLNRRLQHLEEENKERAKREMILYSVTVAFWLVNTWVWLRR, from the exons ATGAACGGAGCAGCATTCCCTTCCCCCACGGCAGAGATGGCAGAGATGAACCGTATCCAGTATGAACTGGAGTACACCGAAGGGATTAGCCAGAGGATGCGCATCCCTGAGATGCTCAAAGTGGGTCCTCATGGGCATGAGGACCCAAATGTTGGATTTCAGGAGGTCCCCCACAGTGTCATAATGCAAGTCCCAGAGAGAATTGTGGTTTCAG GAGACAGTAATGACCCCCAGTTCCCCAGACCCAGAGACCTAGACCTAATCCAGTCAACACCACTAGAAACCCTATCACTGAAGACTCCACCAAGAGTCCTCACCCTCAATGAGCGGCCCTTGGACTTCATGGAAGAGGAGCAGCGGGCGGCTCCAGACAGTGAGGAGGTG TTGCGGCCCCAAGGACGTTTACGGCGGGAACGCTCAGCCAGTGAGAATGCAGCTGCCCGTCATAACAGTCAGCTGATACGCAACGATTCCGC GCTTGCATTATCAACATATGAGGCCACACTGGATGTGGGGCCTGATGACATGACTGTGGTTGATGCAACAACACTTAGACGTCAG CTCATTAAGTTGAACCGGAGACTCCAACATTTGGAAGAGGAGAACAAGGAGCGAGCAAAGCGAGAGATGATCCTGTACTCCGTCACTGTAGCTTTCTGGCTCGTCAACACCTGGGTGTGGCTGCGACGTTAG
- the mffa gene encoding mitochondrial fission factor homolog B isoform X2 → MNGAAFPSPTAEMAEMNRIQYELEYTEGISQRMRIPEMLKVGPHGHEDPNVGFQEVPHSVIMQVPERIVVSGDSNDPQFPRPRDLDLIQSTPLETLSLKTPPRVLTLNERPLDFMEEEQRAAPDSEEVLRPQGRLRRERSASENAAARHNSQLIRNDSAKPSLRGGSASSSNPLHESRLALSTYEATLDVGPDDMTVVDATTLRRQLIKLNRRLQHLEEENKERAKREMILYSVTVAFWLVNTWVWLRR, encoded by the exons ATGAACGGAGCAGCATTCCCTTCCCCCACGGCAGAGATGGCAGAGATGAACCGTATCCAGTATGAACTGGAGTACACCGAAGGGATTAGCCAGAGGATGCGCATCCCTGAGATGCTCAAAGTGGGTCCTCATGGGCATGAGGACCCAAATGTTGGATTTCAGGAGGTCCCCCACAGTGTCATAATGCAAGTCCCAGAGAGAATTGTGGTTTCAG GAGACAGTAATGACCCCCAGTTCCCCAGACCCAGAGACCTAGACCTAATCCAGTCAACACCACTAGAAACCCTATCACTGAAGACTCCACCAAGAGTCCTCACCCTCAATGAGCGGCCCTTGGACTTCATGGAAGAGGAGCAGCGGGCGGCTCCAGACAGTGAGGAGGTG TTGCGGCCCCAAGGACGTTTACGGCGGGAACGCTCAGCCAGTGAGAATGCAGCTGCCCGTCATAACAGTCAGCTGATACGCAACGATTCCGC CAAACCATCACTGCGAGGGGGGTCGGCTTCAAGCTCCAACCCCCTGCATGAATCCAG GCTTGCATTATCAACATATGAGGCCACACTGGATGTGGGGCCTGATGACATGACTGTGGTTGATGCAACAACACTTAGACGTCAG CTCATTAAGTTGAACCGGAGACTCCAACATTTGGAAGAGGAGAACAAGGAGCGAGCAAAGCGAGAGATGATCCTGTACTCCGTCACTGTAGCTTTCTGGCTCGTCAACACCTGGGTGTGGCTGCGACGTTAG
- the mffa gene encoding mitochondrial fission factor homolog B isoform X1, with protein MNGAAFPSPTAEMAEMNRIQYELEYTEGISQRMRIPEMLKVGPHGHEDPNVGFQEVPHSVIMQVPERIVVSGDSNDPQFPRPRDLDLIQSTPLETLSLKTPPRVLTLNERPLDFMEEEQRAAPDSEEVLRPQGRLRRERSASENAAARHNSQLIRNDSAVTPSPPATVHPCPSLTVTEEEHNLYSASGVLSFIQSTTRRAYQQVLEVLDENPRSKPSLRGGSASSSNPLHESRLALSTYEATLDVGPDDMTVVDATTLRRQLIKLNRRLQHLEEENKERAKREMILYSVTVAFWLVNTWVWLRR; from the exons ATGAACGGAGCAGCATTCCCTTCCCCCACGGCAGAGATGGCAGAGATGAACCGTATCCAGTATGAACTGGAGTACACCGAAGGGATTAGCCAGAGGATGCGCATCCCTGAGATGCTCAAAGTGGGTCCTCATGGGCATGAGGACCCAAATGTTGGATTTCAGGAGGTCCCCCACAGTGTCATAATGCAAGTCCCAGAGAGAATTGTGGTTTCAG GAGACAGTAATGACCCCCAGTTCCCCAGACCCAGAGACCTAGACCTAATCCAGTCAACACCACTAGAAACCCTATCACTGAAGACTCCACCAAGAGTCCTCACCCTCAATGAGCGGCCCTTGGACTTCATGGAAGAGGAGCAGCGGGCGGCTCCAGACAGTGAGGAGGTG TTGCGGCCCCAAGGACGTTTACGGCGGGAACGCTCAGCCAGTGAGAATGCAGCTGCCCGTCATAACAGTCAGCTGATACGCAACGATTCCGC TGTGACCCCGTCCCCCCCAGCCACTGTCCACCCTTGCCCCTCTCTCACCGTGACTGAAGAAGAACACAACCTGTACAGCGCTAGCGGTGTTCTATCTTTCATCCAGTCCACTACACGTCGGGCTTACCAGCAAGTCCTGGAGGTCTTGGATGAGAACCCTCGCAG CAAACCATCACTGCGAGGGGGGTCGGCTTCAAGCTCCAACCCCCTGCATGAATCCAG GCTTGCATTATCAACATATGAGGCCACACTGGATGTGGGGCCTGATGACATGACTGTGGTTGATGCAACAACACTTAGACGTCAG CTCATTAAGTTGAACCGGAGACTCCAACATTTGGAAGAGGAGAACAAGGAGCGAGCAAAGCGAGAGATGATCCTGTACTCCGTCACTGTAGCTTTCTGGCTCGTCAACACCTGGGTGTGGCTGCGACGTTAG
- the mrpl44 gene encoding 39S ribosomal protein L44, mitochondrial, translated as MASGYILNRGVLTLGIHCQRVCRNISLAQVREKKRWMKAYTYLMAKKLKLEGPPPPKQRSQQPHWDYHAEVQAFSSRLHESFSIELLKTAFINPCYLQAEQERRKGLGVDSETTALVLKDNIQLSKKGAGFTKSFLTDWCRASFPSLPSEGVESVVGHLTSSAVVAYVARNLAIEDLTMSAECPVSDDVLHSTFMAVIGALQESSGAERTGFFLRDFLVTQLIGKELFDMWTVVNPMGLLVEELTKRNVPPPEPRLIRSAGASTVLPLYFVGLYSDKKLLAQGPGETLVAAEEEAARVALRKLYGYTENRRPFDFSPPQQYQQPLIQSVSSN; from the exons ATGGCGTCCGGGTACATACTAAATCGCGGTGTGCTAACATTAGGCATTCATTGCCAGCGTGTTTGTCGAAACATATCGTTAGCACAGGTTAGAGAGAAAAAGCGATGGATGAAAGCATACACATACCTCATGGCAAAGAAGTTAAAGCTTGAAGGACCTCCACCACCGAAGCAACG CTCTCAACAGCCTCACTGGGATTACCATGCTGAGGTTCAGGCTTTCAGCAGCCGCCTCCACGAGAGCTTCTCCATTGAGCTACTGAAAACAGCCTTCATCAATCCCTGTTACCTGCAGGCAGagcaagagaggagaaagggatTAGGTGTGGACTCAGAGACCACCGCTCTGGTTCTGAAAGACAATATTCAGCTGAGTAAAAAGGGAGCGGGTTTCACCAAAAGCTTCCTGACCGACTGGTGCAGGGCAAGCTTCCCGAGCCTGCCGAGTGAGGGGGTGGAGAGTGTTGTTGGGCACCTCACCAGTTCAGCAGTTGTGGCCTATGTAGCAAGAAATCTTGCCATCGAAGACCTAACAATGAGTGCTGAATGCCCTGTTTCTGATGATGTGCTTCATTCTACATTCATGGCAGTGATTGGAGCTCTACAGGAGAGCAGTGGAGCGGAGCGAACTGGATTTTTCCTCAGG GATTTCCTGGTCACTCAGTTGATAGGGAAGGAACTGTTTGATATGTGGACAGTTGTCAACCCCATGGGACTACTGGTGGAGGAGCTTACTAAGAGGAACGTTCCTCCACCAGAGCCTCGCCTCATCAGGTCTGCTGGAGCCAGTACCGTCCTTCCACTATACTTTGTCGGCTTGTACAG CGACAAGAAGCTTCTGGCTCAGGGTCCAGGAGAGACACTTGTAGCAGCCGAGGAAGAGGCAGCTCGCGTGGCCCTCCGGAAACTCTACGGCTACACTGAGAACCGCAGACCCTTTGACTTCTCTCCACcacagcagtatcagcagccATTAATCCAATCAGTCAGCAGCAATTAA
- the dnaaf1 gene encoding dynein axonemal assembly factor 1, whose amino-acid sequence MSTAEVEETMGDKLATATQMEYGDAKITSSIKDGVDAMIKDGAQEKKEKHSGPRMTKTFLKDHCKQNKLYSTPCLNDTLYLHFKGFSTIENLEEYTGLTCLWLESNGLQRIENLDAQADLRCLFLQQNLIYKLENLEPLKKLCTLNVSNNYIHIIEHISCLPHLSTLQIAHNKLETVGDIEHLSQCLAISVLDMSHNLLYDPEILHVLEAMPELRVLNLIGNEVVKKIPNYRKTMTVHLKQLTFLDDCPVFPKDRACAEAWAVGGLEGERKEREQWATRERRKIQDSLDGMAEIRRKAQERQRLRELQEKGATEASTTPETPCEENNTQILTSSQGEKIQAFVQDSLDAHEEFLQRQSTQGPNEHQPNSENLKAEQPGQWLQREQLEKYDQDKSQIKQPVREEIEGVNPEHSGQEQERVAGKMFETEKGEDNKQQQNQSRGIQFMRNEAEREPAKMSEQFEKKQPSPVRVTPPEADKVVPARGPGPLVTELEDPEQLETIHLPLHRSLCIDDLPDLEDVDTEDFTPMFSPQQVFKPKIEVISGGNDEDEPIGNQSEGIPIFGPDKNSLFLMSGCNKSTGVSNKSSSLVYPEDGDGLEPLIFEPMRKSKTNPTSSPPRCLIEELE is encoded by the exons ATGTCAACTGCTGAAGTCGAGGAAACAATGGGCGATAAATTGGCGACAGCGACTCAAATGGAATATGGAGATGCCAAAATAACTTCTTCTATCAAGGACGGAGTCGATGCCATGATAAAGGATGGAGCtcaagagaaaaaggaaaaacattcaGGGCCACGAATGACCAAGACATTCCTGAAAGACCATTGTAAGCAGAACAAACTTTACTCAACACCTTGCCTGAATGACACATTGTATCTGCATTTCAAAGGTTTCTCCACCATTGAGAACTTAGAGGAGTACACAGGACTGACGTGTCTCTGGCTGGAAAGCAATGGGCTTCAACGCATTGAGAACCTGGATGCCCAGGCTGATTTGCGCTGCTTGTTCCTTCAGCAGAACCTCATATACAAGCTGGAAAACCTTGAACCTCTGAAAAAGCTCTGCACCCTGAATGTCTCCAACAACTACATACACATCATAGAGCACATCTCCTGCCTTCCTCACCTGAGCACTCTGCAGATTGCCCATAACAAGCTGGAAACTGTGGGGGACATAGAGcatctgagtcagtgtctggCGATCAGTGTGCTGGACATGTCTCACAATCTGTTATATGACCCTGAGATCCTCCATGTACTTGAGGCCATGCCAGAACTGCGAGTGCTAAATCTAATAGGAAATGAGGTGGTGAAAAAAATCCCCAACTACAGGAAGACCATGACTGTGCACCTCAAGCAGCTCACCTTCCTCGATGATTGCCCTGTGTTCCCCAAAGACAGGGCATGTGCAGAGGCTTGGGCAGTGGGAGGGTTGGAAGGGGAGCGCAAGGAGAGGGAGCAATGGGCAACACGAGAGAGGCGGAAAATTCAGGACAGCTTGGACGGGATGGCAGAGATTCGAAGGAAAGCCCAGGAGAGACAACGCCTTCGAGAGCTACAGGAGAAAG GGGCGACTGAGGCTTCCACCACTCCGGAGACTCCATGTGAGGAAAACAACACCCAGATTTTGACTTCATCACAAGGAGAGAAGATCCAAGCCTTTGTGCAGGACAGCCTGGATGCCCATGAAGAGTTCTTGCAGCGTCAGTCAACACAGGGGCCCAATGAACATCAGCCTAACAGTGAGAATCTAAAAGCAGAGCAGCCAGGTCAATGGTTACAGAGAGAGCAGTTAGAGAAATATGACCAGGACAAATCCCAGATCAAGCAGCCTGTGAGAGAAGAGATAGAAGGGGTGAATCCAGAGCACTCAGGACAAGAGCAAGAACGTGTTGCAGGAAAGATGTTCGAGACAGAAAAAGGAGAAgataacaaacaacaacaaaaccagtCACGTGGAATCCAGTTCATGAGAAATGAAGCGGAGAGAGAGCCGGCAAAAATGAGCGAGCAGTTTGAAAAGAAACAGCCTTCTCCGGTCAGGGTAACGCCTCCTGAAGCAGACAAAGTTGTACCAGCACGTGGTCCCGGACCATTGGTtacagagctggaggatccagAGCAGCTTGAAACCATTCACCTTCCACTACATCGCTCACTGTGTATTGATGACCTGCCTGATCTGGAGGATGTGGACACAGAAGACTTCACACCGATGTTCTCTCCTCAGCAAGTGTTCAAACCAAAAATAGAGGTCATATCAGGAGGCAACGATGAGGATGAACCAATTGGGAATCAGAGTGAGGGCATCCCCATCTTTGGTCCAGATAAAAATTCACTGTTCTTAATGAGTGGCTGCAACAAATCAACTGGAGTCTCTAACAAGTCTTCATCGTTGGTGTATCCAGAAGATGGGGATGGCCTTGAGCCACTGATTTTTGAACCAATGAGAAAGTCCAAAACAAACccaacctcctctccaccacgcTGCCTGATTGAGGAGCTGGAATGA